A single genomic interval of Granulicella tundricola MP5ACTX9 harbors:
- a CDS encoding sensor histidine kinase, with product MGSTNRPDSTAEDRRLEALRQFSILDTLPEQGYEDVTELASFICGTPIALVSLVDAERQWFKSVRGLEARETPVSQSFCAYTVPTGETLIVTDARTDERFKNNPLVLGDPNIRFYAGAPIVEANGYVLGTVCVIDTEPRELSAKQVRALEALARQVMSMMELRKAIAAEAKATETTRLAQESAKIASWEWEVESGRLSWSGDSAWIYGRPAEELAHIDQVLPCVHEEDLHVLQGSMADSLAGGGEFQNEFRVVWPDGSTHLIVGQGSTVLKASGEVARVVGINRDVTQRRLTEEALRQSEKLAAVGRLASTIAHEMNNPLESVTNLLYLAMTSGTLSEEAHTYLSTAERELRRVSAIANQTLRFHKQSSKPQRVSCEDLFESALLIHQGRIVNSGVAVQKRKRATETVLCFDGEIRQVLNNLLGNAIDAMSAGEGRLVIRSRNATDWVSGRKGLMLTVADTGAGMSAATQKRLFDAFFTTKGIGGTGLGLWVSKEIVERHGGALRVRSSQAEGHRGTVFCLFLPFDAVAR from the coding sequence ATGGGCAGCACGAATCGACCCGACTCAACGGCTGAAGACAGACGTCTTGAGGCGCTGCGGCAGTTCTCGATTCTGGATACGCTGCCGGAGCAGGGGTATGAGGATGTGACGGAGCTGGCTTCGTTCATCTGCGGGACTCCGATTGCGCTGGTTTCGCTGGTGGATGCGGAACGGCAGTGGTTCAAGTCTGTCCGGGGGCTGGAGGCGCGGGAGACGCCGGTGTCTCAGAGTTTTTGCGCTTATACGGTGCCAACCGGCGAGACGCTGATCGTGACGGATGCGCGGACGGATGAGCGCTTCAAGAATAATCCGCTGGTGCTGGGTGATCCGAACATACGGTTTTATGCGGGGGCGCCGATCGTGGAGGCGAACGGGTATGTGCTGGGGACCGTGTGCGTGATCGATACGGAGCCTCGGGAGTTGTCGGCGAAGCAGGTCCGGGCGCTGGAGGCGCTGGCGCGGCAGGTGATGTCGATGATGGAGCTGCGCAAGGCAATTGCGGCTGAGGCCAAGGCGACTGAGACAACTCGCCTGGCGCAGGAGTCGGCGAAGATCGCTTCGTGGGAGTGGGAGGTTGAATCGGGGCGGCTGTCGTGGAGTGGGGATAGCGCTTGGATCTATGGGCGGCCGGCGGAGGAGCTGGCGCATATCGACCAGGTTCTACCGTGTGTGCATGAGGAGGATTTGCATGTCTTGCAGGGGTCGATGGCGGATTCCCTGGCGGGCGGGGGGGAGTTTCAGAATGAGTTCCGGGTGGTCTGGCCGGATGGTTCGACGCACCTGATCGTGGGGCAGGGCAGTACGGTGCTGAAGGCCTCGGGAGAGGTTGCGCGCGTGGTGGGGATCAACCGGGATGTGACGCAGCGGCGGTTGACGGAGGAGGCGCTGCGGCAGAGTGAGAAGCTGGCGGCGGTGGGACGGCTGGCGAGCACGATTGCGCATGAGATGAACAATCCGCTGGAGTCGGTGACGAATTTGCTTTATCTGGCGATGACGAGCGGGACTTTGTCGGAGGAGGCGCATACGTACCTCTCGACTGCGGAACGTGAGCTGAGGCGGGTGTCTGCGATTGCGAATCAGACGCTGCGGTTTCATAAGCAATCCAGCAAGCCGCAGAGGGTGAGCTGCGAAGACCTGTTCGAGAGTGCATTGCTGATACACCAAGGGCGGATTGTGAACTCGGGTGTTGCGGTGCAGAAGCGGAAGCGTGCGACGGAGACGGTGCTGTGCTTCGACGGCGAGATACGGCAGGTACTGAATAACCTGCTTGGGAATGCGATCGACGCGATGAGCGCGGGGGAAGGGCGGCTGGTGATTCGTAGCCGGAATGCGACGGATTGGGTCTCGGGCCGCAAGGGGTTGATGCTGACGGTGGCGGATACCGGTGCCGGGATGAGCGCTGCGACGCAGAAGCGGCTGTTCGATGCATTTTTTACGACGAAGGGGATCGGCGGGACGGGGCTGGGACTTTGGGTGAGCAAGGAGATCGTGGAACGGCATGGTGGGGCGCTGCGGGTGCGGAGCAGCCAGGCGGAGGGGCATCGGGGTACGGTTTTTTGCCTGTTTCTGCCGTTCGATGCGGTGGCTCGTTAG
- a CDS encoding TonB-dependent receptor — MGSVMDDKGGLLPKASLTVKNDAGGAAQTAITDAAGRFTLSGLVAGSYTVQATAPGFNTITKNVRVTDGGTNEVSLSLSIGNLTDQVTVEANSQGSVAAALAPMDALLEATSARTEITSAFIQNFTSPVADFGEAVEMAPGTFTTNGNGVGLGQSSTYFRGFPDGDYDIDFDGIPFYDTNTPSHHSWAFFPSQFLGGIDFDRSPGTASTIGPTPFGGSIHLLSKQFSPMQNVRGGFSYGSFNTKLFDGEYDSGNFGPAHKFNVNVDVHHLGSDGYQTFNHQTRNAGDIQFQYRPSDKTTITGFSAVIWLDANTPNFAATRCQMYGAQAGYTCTGANAPFAGSGINFLLTNNSDPLLYLNNQYNYYHVPTDFEYVGVRSELGKGFTFSIKPYTYNYDNSEKYSNAVPITDNAALVGTTYAPLNVKIANTCSTLVKSKYTCGVDKYNSYRKYGETSELTQVSHFGIFRAGLWYEWANTNRHQYPADPLQNWLDAPLPNFAETFVTNSYQPFVEYQYHATPKLTITPGIKFAYYTIGTKQFADNGGKIGGLGSNNPAAFITNGGSYFSSLPSGDVNYRIRDNWSMYGQVATGSIVPASGTFDFTQSATGTPVATLPKQQKNLTYQTGTVLKLKRVTFDFDYFHIHFDSGYSSFTPIDTGEPVYYLQPPSVTQGIEGESNVYITHGLSLYLNASYNRAQYTGNATVFCNTAAACLSSTPQLSIATPGGQRISNAPSDIETEGLTYQHRSWDAGAFNKRVGTMSLDNSGFHNAGTIDPFTLTNVFLNYTIKSGTHFNQTKIRLSFNNIFDNHNITGDSFATKATPLLITANGNTYNNPFVSASPITPLSGADAVSILPGRSVMLSVTFGLSPKR; from the coding sequence ATGGGATCGGTGATGGATGACAAGGGTGGACTCCTGCCTAAGGCCAGCCTGACCGTGAAGAACGATGCGGGTGGCGCGGCTCAGACTGCGATCACCGATGCGGCGGGGCGCTTTACGTTGAGCGGGCTGGTGGCTGGATCGTATACGGTTCAGGCGACTGCGCCAGGCTTCAACACGATCACGAAGAACGTGCGCGTGACGGACGGTGGTACGAACGAGGTTTCGCTGTCGCTGTCGATCGGCAACCTGACGGATCAGGTGACGGTGGAGGCGAACTCGCAAGGCTCCGTGGCGGCTGCGCTTGCGCCGATGGATGCACTGCTGGAGGCGACGTCGGCGCGGACCGAGATTACGTCTGCGTTCATTCAGAACTTCACCTCGCCGGTGGCGGACTTTGGCGAGGCTGTTGAGATGGCTCCCGGGACGTTTACGACGAACGGGAATGGCGTGGGGTTGGGGCAGTCTAGTACATACTTCCGTGGGTTCCCGGATGGCGACTACGATATCGACTTCGATGGGATTCCGTTCTACGACACGAATACGCCTTCGCATCACTCGTGGGCTTTCTTTCCTTCACAGTTTCTGGGTGGGATTGACTTTGACCGCTCGCCGGGCACGGCGAGCACGATTGGACCTACGCCTTTTGGCGGATCGATCCACCTGCTGTCCAAGCAGTTTTCTCCGATGCAGAATGTGCGTGGCGGATTCTCGTATGGCTCGTTCAATACGAAGCTGTTCGATGGCGAGTATGACTCGGGTAACTTTGGGCCGGCCCATAAGTTCAATGTGAATGTGGATGTTCATCATCTTGGCTCGGACGGGTACCAGACGTTCAACCATCAGACTCGCAATGCGGGGGATATCCAGTTCCAATACCGGCCTTCGGATAAGACGACGATCACTGGATTTTCCGCGGTGATCTGGCTGGATGCGAATACACCGAACTTTGCGGCGACTCGCTGCCAGATGTATGGGGCGCAGGCAGGGTATACATGCACGGGGGCGAATGCTCCGTTTGCGGGATCCGGAATCAACTTCCTGCTGACCAATAACTCTGATCCGTTGCTTTATCTGAACAATCAGTACAACTACTACCATGTGCCTACGGACTTTGAGTATGTGGGTGTGCGGAGCGAGCTTGGCAAGGGCTTCACGTTTTCAATCAAGCCTTACACGTATAACTACGACAACTCTGAGAAGTACTCGAATGCTGTGCCGATCACAGATAACGCAGCGCTGGTGGGAACGACGTATGCGCCTCTGAACGTGAAGATTGCGAATACCTGCAGCACGCTGGTGAAGAGCAAGTACACGTGCGGCGTGGATAAGTACAACAGCTATCGCAAGTATGGCGAGACGTCCGAGCTGACGCAGGTGTCGCACTTCGGCATCTTCCGCGCAGGGCTCTGGTATGAGTGGGCGAATACGAATCGGCACCAGTATCCTGCTGATCCGCTGCAGAACTGGCTGGATGCGCCGCTGCCGAACTTTGCCGAGACCTTTGTTACGAATTCGTATCAGCCGTTTGTGGAGTACCAGTACCACGCGACGCCGAAGCTGACGATTACGCCGGGTATCAAGTTTGCGTATTACACGATCGGGACGAAGCAGTTTGCGGATAACGGCGGGAAGATCGGCGGCCTAGGAAGCAACAATCCGGCAGCGTTCATCACGAACGGCGGCAGCTACTTTTCATCGCTGCCTTCGGGTGATGTGAACTATCGGATACGCGACAACTGGAGCATGTATGGGCAGGTGGCTACGGGCAGCATCGTGCCTGCTTCCGGGACGTTTGACTTTACGCAGTCAGCCACCGGCACGCCGGTTGCAACGCTGCCGAAGCAGCAGAAGAACCTGACCTATCAGACGGGGACGGTGCTGAAGCTCAAGCGCGTGACGTTCGACTTCGACTACTTCCACATTCACTTCGATAGCGGCTACTCTTCGTTTACGCCGATCGATACGGGCGAGCCGGTGTACTACCTGCAGCCGCCTTCAGTGACGCAGGGTATCGAAGGGGAGAGCAACGTTTACATCACGCATGGGCTGAGCCTGTACCTGAACGCGAGCTACAATCGCGCACAGTACACGGGCAATGCGACTGTGTTCTGCAATACGGCCGCAGCTTGTCTGTCCAGCACACCGCAGCTTTCGATTGCGACTCCTGGCGGCCAACGGATCTCGAATGCGCCTTCGGATATCGAGACGGAAGGTCTGACGTATCAGCACAGGTCATGGGACGCTGGCGCCTTCAATAAGCGCGTGGGAACGATGAGCCTGGATAACAGCGGGTTTCACAATGCGGGGACGATCGATCCGTTCACGCTGACGAACGTGTTCCTGAACTACACGATCAAGAGTGGAACACACTTCAACCAGACGAAGATTCGCCTGAGCTTTAATAACATCTTCGACAACCACAACATCACGGGCGACAGCTTTGCGACGAAGGCGACGCCGCTGCTGATCACCGCCAATGGGAATACCTACAACAACCCCTTTGTCTCAGCTTCACCGATCACGCCGCTGTCCGGGGCGGATGCGGTGTCGATCCTTCCGGGACGGAGCGTGATGTTGTCGGTGACGTTCGGGCTTTCTCCGAAGCGGTAA
- the dnaN gene encoding DNA polymerase III subunit beta, which yields MPTLTEDSETNTNVAAPTGNLEITVSRAELLRELTAAQSVVERKTTIPILSNFLFEASNEGETGRLTITATDLDQSLRTSCAAKVKKAGACTIPARKLYDYIRLLPEGEISIKLMDNHWVQIRAGRSNTKMVGMARANFPQVAEFPASGAYTLSVASLKTMVSKTIFAISNEESRYTLNGALLVLKAESMAMVATDGHRLAHVEKLGETLEGISGEKKTLIPRKALSELSSLLNSTDAETMQFADDDSTLFFKMGGRVLTSRKLTGQFPNYEAVLPRDNNKFVIVRSEDLMSAIQRVAQFADERSGAIKIRLEQNELRLSSSSTDSGESEDTIETPYNYDPLVVGFNSQYLIDFLKAIGNTGEVRLEFKDAQSAGQMRPEDGNEDVKYRYILMPMRI from the coding sequence GTGCCTACCTTGACCGAAGATTCCGAGACCAACACGAACGTAGCGGCACCGACCGGCAACCTGGAGATCACGGTGTCTCGCGCGGAGCTGCTGCGTGAGCTGACCGCGGCGCAGTCCGTGGTGGAGCGGAAGACGACGATTCCGATTCTTTCGAACTTCCTGTTCGAGGCCTCGAACGAAGGGGAGACGGGGCGGCTGACGATTACGGCGACTGACCTGGACCAGAGCCTGCGGACGAGCTGCGCGGCGAAGGTGAAGAAGGCCGGGGCATGCACGATTCCGGCGCGGAAGCTGTACGACTACATCCGGCTGCTGCCTGAGGGCGAGATCTCGATCAAGCTGATGGATAACCACTGGGTGCAGATCCGTGCGGGCCGCTCCAACACGAAGATGGTTGGAATGGCGCGGGCGAACTTCCCGCAGGTGGCGGAGTTTCCGGCGAGCGGGGCGTATACGCTTTCGGTTGCGAGCTTGAAGACGATGGTCTCGAAGACGATCTTTGCGATCTCGAACGAGGAGAGCCGGTATACGCTGAACGGTGCGCTGCTGGTGCTGAAGGCTGAGTCGATGGCGATGGTGGCGACGGATGGCCATCGGCTGGCGCATGTCGAGAAGCTGGGCGAGACGCTGGAAGGTATCTCCGGCGAGAAGAAGACCTTGATTCCGCGGAAGGCGCTGAGCGAGCTTTCCTCGCTGCTGAACTCGACCGACGCGGAGACGATGCAGTTTGCGGATGACGACTCGACCCTGTTCTTCAAGATGGGTGGCCGGGTGCTGACGAGCCGGAAGCTCACCGGCCAGTTCCCGAACTATGAGGCTGTGCTGCCGCGGGATAATAACAAGTTCGTCATCGTGCGGAGTGAAGACCTGATGAGCGCGATTCAGCGTGTGGCGCAGTTTGCCGACGAGCGCTCGGGTGCGATCAAGATCAGGCTGGAGCAGAACGAGCTTCGGCTTTCGTCTTCGTCGACTGACTCGGGTGAGTCGGAGGACACGATTGAGACGCCTTACAACTACGATCCTCTGGTCGTCGGGTTCAACTCGCAGTATCTGATCGACTTTTTGAAGGCGATTGGGAATACGGGTGAGGTTCGGTTGGAGTTCAAGGACGCGCAGAGCGCAGGGCAGATGCGGCCGGAGGACGGCAACGAAGACGTCAAGTACCGCTACATCCTAATGCCAATGAGGATTTGA
- a CDS encoding phospholipase D-like domain-containing protein → MRSGLRVLGWMLIGVLAASAAGQAGTHSRHAGRVDTVTSGTRVLYTFPQSNNSATPLYALVNGSLKTIDMTMYELVDTVFSADLVAACKRGVKVRVILDQNLEKSSNTAAYNQLNKTTNCSAAWANPAFQATHQKSMIVDGTKLAIITLNLTTRYYTTSRDFALVETDAADIAAVEATFNADFKSTTSFAYQPGKGTDLIWSPTTATADLLGIINGATKTLLVENEEMGAANVVSALEAACKRGVAVHVAMTNLTAYKTEFAALKAAGCGVHLYASTATGLYIHAKVLVADYGLSTQMVYVGSINFSIPSMTDNRELGLYVSDATIVKALQTQVTTDYAGAPAL, encoded by the coding sequence ATGCGTTCTGGATTGCGAGTGCTGGGCTGGATGCTGATCGGTGTACTGGCAGCGAGTGCCGCGGGTCAGGCCGGGACTCATTCACGGCATGCGGGCCGGGTGGATACTGTGACCTCCGGGACGCGGGTGCTTTATACGTTTCCGCAGTCGAATAACAGCGCCACGCCGCTCTATGCGCTGGTGAATGGATCGTTGAAGACGATCGACATGACGATGTACGAATTGGTGGACACGGTGTTCTCCGCGGACCTGGTGGCGGCGTGCAAGCGCGGCGTGAAGGTTCGGGTGATCCTGGATCAGAATCTTGAGAAGTCCAGCAATACGGCGGCCTACAACCAGTTGAACAAGACGACGAACTGCAGCGCGGCGTGGGCGAACCCGGCATTCCAGGCGACGCACCAGAAGAGCATGATCGTGGATGGAACGAAGCTGGCGATCATAACGCTGAACCTGACGACCCGGTATTACACGACGTCGCGGGACTTTGCGCTGGTGGAGACGGATGCGGCGGATATCGCGGCGGTGGAGGCTACGTTCAATGCGGACTTCAAGTCGACGACGTCATTTGCGTATCAGCCGGGCAAGGGGACGGATCTGATCTGGAGCCCGACGACGGCGACGGCGGATCTGCTGGGAATCATCAACGGTGCGACCAAGACACTGCTGGTGGAGAACGAAGAGATGGGCGCGGCGAACGTGGTGAGCGCGCTGGAGGCGGCGTGCAAGCGCGGGGTTGCGGTACATGTCGCCATGACAAACCTGACTGCCTACAAGACGGAGTTTGCGGCGCTGAAGGCGGCTGGATGCGGAGTTCACCTGTACGCGAGTACGGCGACGGGGCTCTACATCCATGCCAAGGTGCTGGTGGCAGACTATGGTCTGAGCACGCAGATGGTTTACGTGGGCTCGATCAACTTCTCGATTCCCTCCATGACGGATAACCGGGAGCTGGGTTTGTATGTTTCCGATGCAACGATCGTCAAGGCGTTGCAGACGCAGGTCACGACGGACTACGCCGGGGCACCTGCGCTTTAG
- a CDS encoding TIGR03435 family protein encodes MVKLEAWRWVAVTCFGLTAYGFSQEKATPLTFEVATVRLTKPGELDGWIKALPGGAEYTAHNIPVKLMISLMYKVPMRQISGGPDWMETDKYDVEAKADKSYSLDDLHTMYRGLLAERFHLKVRKEIHEGPVYALTVDKGGVKMKPDLSEQSYAIPITYSGEGAVGNRVPMSYLSWWLGQQLQSESRPVVDETGLKENFDFTLSFTPPRLEGTDGGAAEKPSLFTAVKEQLGLKLEAQKGPVEYYVIEHIERPSAN; translated from the coding sequence ATGGTGAAGCTCGAGGCTTGGCGATGGGTTGCGGTGACCTGTTTTGGGTTGACGGCTTATGGGTTTAGCCAGGAGAAGGCTACTCCGTTGACGTTTGAGGTGGCTACGGTGCGGCTGACGAAGCCGGGGGAGCTCGATGGTTGGATCAAGGCTCTGCCGGGTGGGGCGGAGTATACGGCGCACAACATTCCGGTGAAGCTGATGATCAGCCTGATGTACAAGGTGCCGATGCGGCAGATCAGTGGTGGCCCGGACTGGATGGAGACGGACAAGTATGACGTGGAGGCGAAGGCGGACAAGTCCTACAGCCTGGACGATCTTCATACGATGTACCGGGGCTTGCTGGCGGAGAGGTTTCACCTGAAGGTGCGCAAGGAGATTCATGAAGGGCCGGTCTATGCGCTGACGGTGGACAAGGGTGGCGTGAAGATGAAGCCGGACCTGAGCGAGCAAAGCTATGCGATTCCGATTACCTACAGTGGGGAGGGCGCGGTGGGGAATAGGGTGCCGATGTCTTATCTGAGCTGGTGGCTCGGACAGCAGCTGCAGTCCGAGAGCAGGCCGGTGGTGGACGAGACGGGATTGAAGGAGAACTTCGATTTCACGTTGAGCTTTACGCCGCCTCGGCTGGAGGGCACGGACGGCGGTGCGGCAGAGAAGCCTTCGCTTTTCACCGCCGTCAAAGAGCAGCTTGGATTGAAGCTCGAGGCTCAGAAGGGACCTGTGGAGTACTACGTGATTGAGCACATCGAGCGGCCGAGCGCAAATTAG
- a CDS encoding energy transducer TonB — protein sequence MRLPMFDDEKKLGSDKSLRTAAVSAVVHVLVIAGLVGVIHSSRVIAPYRLPGTAKGTQLLTYFSPDGSASKAATPVVAKPKAVRKAVAEAKVTMPPQETAEAKVTVGSSSTNGASGQGSGDISIALPQKFPWPRPALDSMGHGTKGDVVLDATIDEQGKIASLVVTQSVNATVDEAVLATVRAWVFTPAMKQGKPVASEQEFRFHYERG from the coding sequence GTGAGGCTGCCGATGTTCGACGACGAGAAGAAGCTGGGTTCGGACAAGTCGCTGAGGACTGCGGCGGTCTCGGCAGTGGTGCATGTACTGGTGATCGCGGGGCTGGTGGGCGTGATCCACTCTTCGCGGGTGATTGCTCCGTATCGGCTGCCGGGGACGGCTAAGGGGACGCAGTTGCTGACGTACTTCAGCCCGGATGGGTCTGCGAGCAAGGCCGCTACGCCGGTCGTCGCCAAGCCGAAGGCTGTGCGCAAGGCTGTCGCTGAGGCGAAGGTTACTATGCCGCCGCAGGAGACTGCGGAGGCCAAGGTGACGGTCGGCAGCTCCAGTACGAACGGGGCGAGTGGACAGGGGAGCGGCGATATCAGCATTGCGCTGCCGCAGAAGTTTCCGTGGCCGCGGCCGGCTCTCGACAGCATGGGGCATGGGACCAAGGGCGACGTGGTGCTGGATGCGACGATCGACGAACAAGGCAAGATTGCGAGTTTAGTGGTGACGCAGAGTGTGAATGCGACCGTGGATGAGGCTGTGCTGGCTACGGTTCGGGCGTGGGTATTTACGCCGGCGATGAAGCAGGGGAAACCTGTGGCGAGTGAGCAGGAGTTCCGGTTCCATTACGAGCGGGGCTAA
- a CDS encoding SRPBCC domain-containing protein — protein MSSQAQTPDPTYDAQPSSPPTIRWPGLHQPSDAAIFASNEIVIPAPIEAIWPWLIRAELWPTWYPYSANIHFISTSGPDLRDRTRFRWSKFGVPITSKVREFEPLTRLAYDIHGIGVLAYQAWLLTPLPDGTTHVLTQEVQTGWLARIGKRIMPHRLEDKHQHWLEALSVKAQSGPPAQPRPFLKES, from the coding sequence ATGAGCAGCCAAGCACAGACGCCCGATCCGACCTACGACGCCCAGCCGAGCTCTCCACCCACCATCCGCTGGCCCGGTCTCCACCAACCCTCAGATGCGGCCATCTTCGCCTCCAATGAGATCGTCATCCCCGCACCCATTGAGGCCATCTGGCCCTGGCTCATCCGCGCCGAGCTTTGGCCCACCTGGTACCCCTACTCCGCCAACATCCACTTCATCTCCACCTCCGGCCCGGACCTGCGCGACCGCACCCGCTTCCGCTGGAGCAAGTTCGGCGTGCCCATCACCTCAAAGGTCCGCGAGTTCGAGCCCCTCACCCGCCTCGCCTATGACATTCACGGCATAGGCGTCCTGGCATACCAGGCCTGGCTCCTGACCCCCCTGCCCGACGGCACCACCCACGTCCTCACGCAAGAGGTCCAGACCGGCTGGCTCGCCCGCATCGGCAAGCGCATCATGCCCCATCGCCTGGAAGACAAGCACCAGCACTGGCTGGAAGCCCTCAGCGTCAAAGCCCAGTCCGGCCCACCCGCCCAGCCCAGGCCTTTCCTCAAGGAAAGCTAA
- the dnaA gene encoding chromosomal replication initiator protein DnaA codes for MSFVPTATAVLNHWVRILGALEKKINRQSFETWLKPTRYSRTVGKTLFVRIPSAQFEHIGDKYGDLIEEAIEKLGFEIESVTFETPQQDPTAPRVREDGGFGPMPSHATNTPGGTNGNGAGNGATSGAIRQNGARGNAAPAAPSTEQARFDWNAASQLNPRYQFDAFVIGSGNQFAAAAAQAVAERPSKAYNPLFLYGGVGMGKTHLMHAIGHEVKRRMPHTSISYVSGEKFTNEMINSVRYDKMTTFRDKFRNVDVLLIDDIQFLAGKERTQEEFFHTFNALHETMKQIVIASDRPPKELADFEDRLRSRFEWGLIADIQPPDLETKVAILQRKAEAESTTLPTDVALFIASNVRTNVRELEGALIRVIAWCSHHGVECSLPVAQQCLKQFIDTQVRKITIEAIQRAVAEQFGMRVPELKQKNNSRQIVVPRQIAMYLAKQMTEASLPEIGRQFGGKHHTTVMHSIAKIDEQRRADKDLNRTINKLMETLS; via the coding sequence ATGTCATTTGTTCCTACGGCCACAGCCGTGCTGAATCACTGGGTCCGCATCCTCGGTGCGCTCGAAAAGAAGATCAACCGTCAGTCCTTCGAGACGTGGTTGAAGCCAACGCGCTACTCGCGCACGGTGGGCAAGACGCTGTTCGTCCGGATTCCTTCGGCGCAGTTCGAACACATTGGCGACAAGTATGGGGATCTGATTGAAGAGGCTATCGAGAAGCTGGGCTTCGAGATCGAGTCGGTGACGTTTGAGACGCCGCAGCAAGATCCGACGGCTCCGCGGGTGCGGGAGGACGGCGGGTTCGGGCCAATGCCGAGCCATGCGACGAATACGCCGGGCGGTACGAATGGGAACGGGGCTGGGAACGGCGCGACCTCCGGGGCGATTCGGCAGAATGGTGCGCGTGGGAATGCCGCGCCGGCTGCGCCTTCGACCGAGCAGGCGAGGTTCGATTGGAATGCTGCTTCGCAGTTGAATCCGCGGTATCAGTTCGACGCGTTTGTGATTGGGAGTGGGAACCAGTTTGCCGCGGCTGCTGCGCAGGCTGTCGCGGAGAGGCCTTCCAAGGCTTACAACCCGCTGTTTCTGTATGGCGGCGTAGGGATGGGCAAGACGCACCTGATGCATGCGATCGGGCATGAGGTGAAGCGGCGGATGCCGCATACCTCGATCAGCTATGTGAGCGGTGAGAAGTTTACGAACGAGATGATCAACTCGGTTCGGTACGACAAGATGACCACATTCCGGGACAAGTTCCGGAATGTGGACGTGTTGCTGATCGACGATATTCAGTTCCTGGCGGGCAAGGAACGGACGCAGGAAGAGTTCTTCCATACGTTCAACGCGCTGCACGAGACGATGAAGCAGATTGTGATTGCGAGTGACCGGCCTCCGAAGGAGTTGGCGGACTTTGAGGATCGCCTGCGGAGCCGCTTTGAGTGGGGCCTGATCGCAGATATTCAACCACCGGATCTGGAGACGAAGGTTGCAATCCTGCAGCGGAAGGCCGAGGCTGAGAGCACGACGCTGCCTACGGATGTGGCGCTGTTTATTGCTTCCAACGTGCGGACGAATGTGCGTGAGCTCGAGGGTGCGTTGATCCGGGTGATTGCCTGGTGCTCGCATCATGGCGTTGAGTGCTCATTGCCTGTGGCGCAGCAGTGTTTGAAGCAGTTCATCGACACGCAGGTACGCAAGATTACGATCGAGGCGATTCAGCGTGCGGTGGCCGAGCAGTTCGGGATGCGGGTGCCGGAGTTGAAGCAGAAGAACAACTCGAGGCAGATCGTGGTGCCGCGGCAGATTGCGATGTACCTGGCGAAGCAGATGACGGAGGCTTCGCTGCCGGAGATCGGACGGCAGTTTGGGGGCAAACACCATACGACGGTGATGCACTCGATTGCGAAGATCGACGAGCAGCGGCGGGCGGATAAGGATCTGAACCGGACGATCAATAAGCTGATGGAGACGTTGAGTTAA